A single genomic interval of Zunongwangia sp. HGR-M22 harbors:
- a CDS encoding alanine dehydrogenase: MNEQVSPFTKEELIPQEEKLEIYKNKGELFIGIPKETSYQEKRICLSPDAVGAITAHGHRVMIESGAGNYANFSDKDYSDASAEITKDTQKVFSCPTILKVEPPSIAELEMMNPQTILISALQIKTQSKEYFQKLASKRITALGFEFIKDDDGSYPIVRALSEITGTASVLIASEIMSNNGDGNGLLFGNISGVPPVEVVILGAGTVGQFAARSAIGLGANIKVFDSSITKLRNLQSSLGCTFYTSTIQPKNLSKALKRCDVLIGAVRGNNRSPVLVTDEMVASMKRGAVAIDVSIDVGGCIETSEITSHEKPIFTKHEVIHYCVPNIPSRYARSSSLSLSNIFTPYLLHIGEEGGLENTLRFDRGLRNGLYFYHGVLTNKSIADWFDLTYRDINLLIF; the protein is encoded by the coding sequence ATGAATGAACAAGTTTCTCCTTTTACCAAAGAAGAGCTAATACCTCAAGAAGAAAAACTTGAAATTTATAAAAACAAAGGAGAACTATTTATAGGAATCCCCAAGGAAACCTCTTACCAAGAAAAACGTATTTGTCTTAGCCCTGATGCTGTTGGAGCTATTACAGCCCACGGGCATCGTGTAATGATTGAATCTGGAGCAGGCAACTATGCAAATTTTAGCGATAAAGATTATTCAGATGCCAGTGCAGAAATAACTAAAGACACCCAAAAGGTATTCTCCTGCCCTACGATTTTAAAAGTAGAACCACCATCTATTGCGGAATTAGAAATGATGAATCCGCAAACTATTTTAATTTCAGCACTTCAAATTAAAACGCAGAGTAAAGAATATTTTCAAAAACTAGCATCGAAAAGAATTACGGCTCTAGGTTTCGAATTTATTAAAGATGATGATGGTAGTTATCCCATAGTTAGGGCATTAAGTGAAATTACAGGAACCGCTTCGGTTCTTATTGCTTCTGAAATTATGAGTAATAATGGCGATGGTAACGGACTCCTTTTTGGAAATATAAGTGGCGTTCCTCCCGTAGAAGTTGTGATTTTAGGCGCGGGTACAGTGGGACAATTTGCAGCAAGATCGGCTATTGGCCTTGGAGCCAATATCAAAGTGTTTGATAGCTCGATTACCAAATTGAGAAATCTTCAATCGTCATTGGGATGCACTTTTTACACAAGTACAATTCAACCAAAAAATCTATCTAAAGCGCTTAAACGCTGCGATGTGCTAATTGGCGCTGTTCGCGGCAATAATCGTTCTCCGGTTTTAGTCACCGATGAAATGGTTGCCTCTATGAAACGTGGCGCTGTAGCCATAGACGTAAGTATCGATGTTGGTGGCTGTATCGAAACCAGTGAAATTACCAGTCATGAAAAACCTATTTTCACCAAACATGAGGTAATTCATTATTGTGTGCCTAATATTCCTTCACGTTACGCAAGATCAAGTTCGCTTTCTCTAAGTAATATTTTCACTCCTTATTTATTGCATATTGGCGAGGAAGGCGGACTGGAAAATACGCTTCGTTTTGACCGCGGATTGCGAAATGGTTTGTACTTTTACCACGGAGTATTAACCAACAAATCTATTGCAGATTGGTTCGATCTTACTTATCGAGATATTAACCTCTTGATTTTCTGA